In one uncultured Methanoregula sp. genomic region, the following are encoded:
- a CDS encoding UPF0179 family protein, protein MTDAKTKVTLVGTVLAKQGVEFIYEGEVAGCDTCKVKKACNNLQKGRKYRIVTVRTTHHECAVHLNGATAVEVMEAPVTILINPDMAIVNSKIKPELSCNKSDCRSFALCRPEGVVDGEKYVVTDVLGNAPDICEKGRSLKLVEIRPV, encoded by the coding sequence ATGACAGACGCAAAGACGAAAGTGACGCTTGTCGGAACGGTTCTTGCAAAGCAGGGTGTTGAGTTCATTTATGAAGGAGAAGTTGCCGGGTGCGATACCTGCAAGGTTAAAAAGGCCTGCAATAATCTCCAGAAAGGCAGGAAATACCGGATTGTGACCGTCCGTACCACCCATCACGAATGCGCAGTCCACCTCAACGGCGCCACGGCCGTTGAAGTGATGGAGGCACCGGTCACGATCCTGATCAACCCGGATATGGCGATTGTCAACTCCAAGATCAAGCCGGAGCTCTCCTGCAACAAGAGCGACTGCAGGAGTTTTGCCCTCTGCCGTCCCGAAGGCGTGGTTGACGGCGAGAAATACGTTGTTACCGATGTGCTCGGCAATGCACCGGACATCTGCGAGAAGGGTCGCTCGCTCAAACTTGTCGAGATCCGGCCGGTCTGA
- a CDS encoding DUF63 family protein, translating into MISDFIYKYYIDPITQGQPYNVVDTLTYAIILVVGVYLLYRWLSQSTWLADIGFKIDTTFILATLPYVILGGIVRVIEDTGMITGDFKYLLITPLIYFVLFFYTIAILFLSRYLTLQGLTSNFLTFYFWVGVFSVFVSSLILVAWSTTHHGIDLFVLTVIPLMALTATALVWAFMRYVCRWEYIRDPLYITLLFGQLFDASATSFGIDLHPAVQYTEVHVVGSSLINLTGTAFVMYPLKLVVLFPAIYIMQIYRKEANPAFWHLVMLAMIIVGFAPGIRDMVRMVLYV; encoded by the coding sequence ATGATTAGTGATTTCATATACAAATACTACATCGATCCCATTACTCAGGGTCAACCCTATAACGTAGTCGATACCCTCACCTACGCAATAATTCTCGTTGTCGGCGTGTACCTGCTCTACCGCTGGCTGTCGCAGTCCACCTGGCTTGCCGATATCGGGTTCAAGATCGATACCACCTTCATTCTCGCCACCCTCCCGTATGTTATTCTCGGGGGTATCGTGCGGGTAATCGAAGATACCGGCATGATCACCGGCGATTTCAAGTACCTTCTCATCACGCCGCTCATCTACTTCGTCCTCTTTTTCTATACGATCGCGATCCTCTTCCTCTCCCGGTACCTCACGCTGCAGGGGCTGACTTCGAATTTCCTCACGTTCTATTTCTGGGTGGGGGTATTCTCGGTATTCGTATCCTCGCTCATTCTCGTTGCGTGGAGCACGACCCACCATGGCATCGACCTCTTCGTCCTCACGGTGATCCCTCTCATGGCCCTTACCGCAACAGCCCTGGTCTGGGCGTTCATGCGGTATGTCTGCCGGTGGGAGTATATCCGCGACCCGCTCTACATCACCCTGCTCTTTGGCCAGCTTTTCGATGCAAGTGCGACCAGTTTCGGTATAGACCTTCATCCCGCTGTCCAGTACACTGAGGTGCATGTCGTTGGCTCATCCCTTATCAACCTCACCGGCACGGCGTTCGTGATGTACCCCTTAAAACTCGTGGTCCTGTTCCCGGCAATCTATATCATGCAGATCTACCGCAAAGAGGCAAATCCTGCATTCTGGCACCTTGTGATGCTCGCGATGATCATCGTCGGGTTTGCACCGGGGATCCGGGATATGGTCCGGATGGTCCTGTATGTCTAA
- a CDS encoding response regulator: protein MEKPVAVFIVEDEAIVANDIKETLKSLGYTVPGIAKSGELALEKIPAILPDLILMDIHLAGKMDGIEAAGKINVLYDIPVIYLTAYADKSLLERAKITEPYGYVIKPYDERELHSVIEMAIYKHKIEREIKKRDSILFAVSSAVEWLLRISRDESLRSPELRNFNTSDIRDILEPLGLALDAGAIGIFRTGNDPTGNKTTTLIYEWGCPGYHSCLYKQELKNFSLTALGLSHWEDQLMKGEVISATRSMLTEDERPLFDLLGVKSGVILPIFIREAFWGFIAFFDITERTRSPDEIEALRITANLLGAAMGYR, encoded by the coding sequence GTGGAAAAACCGGTCGCAGTTTTTATCGTGGAAGATGAGGCAATCGTTGCAAATGATATCAAGGAAACCTTAAAAAGTCTTGGGTATACCGTACCGGGAATTGCCAAATCCGGGGAGCTTGCCCTTGAAAAGATCCCGGCGATTTTACCCGACCTTATTCTGATGGATATCCATCTTGCCGGTAAGATGGACGGGATCGAGGCCGCAGGAAAGATCAATGTCCTCTATGATATTCCGGTAATCTATCTCACGGCGTATGCAGATAAATCCCTTCTCGAACGGGCGAAAATCACTGAGCCCTATGGATATGTCATCAAGCCTTACGATGAGCGCGAACTGCATTCTGTTATTGAGATGGCCATTTATAAGCACAAGATAGAACGGGAGATAAAGAAACGGGATTCTATCCTTTTTGCCGTCAGTTCTGCAGTGGAATGGCTGCTCCGGATCTCCCGGGATGAATCATTGAGATCCCCCGAACTCCGGAATTTCAATACTTCCGATATCCGGGATATCCTGGAACCCCTCGGGCTTGCACTGGATGCGGGTGCCATTGGTATATTCAGGACAGGGAATGACCCCACCGGAAACAAAACCACCACTCTGATTTATGAGTGGGGGTGTCCCGGGTACCATTCATGTCTTTATAAACAGGAACTCAAAAATTTCAGCCTCACGGCACTTGGGCTGTCTCACTGGGAAGACCAGCTGATGAAGGGCGAAGTCATCTCTGCAACCAGGTCAATGCTCACTGAAGATGAGCGCCCGCTCTTTGACCTCCTCGGTGTGAAGTCCGGAGTTATACTGCCCATCTTTATCCGGGAGGCATTCTGGGGCTTTATAGCGTTCTTCGATATAACGGAACGGACCAGGTCTCCGGATGAGATCGAAGCACTGCGCATTACTGCAAATCTGCTGGGTGCAGCAATGGGGTACCGGTAA
- a CDS encoding stage II sporulation protein M — protein MSNSRLTNALIITFLLFCATLTVGWVGSAQNPAVGQDLMKLFQKEVAGQMSTDNAPDLCVKLFFNNLEACIFLFLGGASFGILTIFIMSLNGIVIGAIMEVIHKDHSILFVAAALIPHGIFEIPAFIISGALGIILAQALIAEWYGGPDTEGEARKSARLFILYVLPLVAVAACVEAFITPLVIHLVA, from the coding sequence ATGTCTAATTCCCGCCTGACAAATGCCCTCATCATCACCTTCCTCCTTTTCTGTGCCACACTTACCGTTGGCTGGGTCGGTTCCGCCCAGAACCCGGCTGTTGGCCAGGATCTCATGAAACTGTTCCAGAAAGAGGTTGCAGGCCAGATGTCTACCGACAATGCTCCTGATCTCTGCGTCAAGCTCTTCTTCAACAACCTTGAGGCCTGTATCTTCCTTTTCCTTGGCGGGGCATCGTTTGGTATCCTCACCATCTTCATCATGAGTCTCAATGGGATCGTGATAGGAGCGATCATGGAGGTCATCCACAAGGACCACAGTATCCTGTTCGTGGCAGCCGCCCTTATTCCCCACGGGATCTTCGAGATCCCGGCGTTCATCATCTCCGGTGCCCTTGGTATCATCCTGGCCCAGGCGCTCATCGCGGAGTGGTACGGAGGGCCGGATACTGAAGGAGAGGCAAGGAAATCTGCCCGGCTCTTCATTCTCTATGTGCTCCCGCTCGTTGCGGTTGCCGCGTGCGTCGAGGCTTTTATTACGCCTCTTGTCATACATTTAGTAGCTTAG
- a CDS encoding NAD(P)-dependent glycerol-1-phosphate dehydrogenase, with product MSADAIKLLRPKVFDKSKWMQLPRDVVIGHDVLPQLPAVCEDLKLGSSALLVSGKGTMKLAGNSVMSIMAGSCRVTPFLAEEISVTVIKEGEKAAKGVDFLIGVGGGRVIDTAKIVSYNLDLPFISVPTAASHDGIASARASVPMAEGHSSLEAEPPIAIVADTGIIATAPHRLLAAGCADVISNYTAILDWELAHRVKGEPVSEYAIALSKMTAEILVKDAPLIKPHQEQSAWLVIKALVSSGVAMSIAGSSRPASGGEHKFSHALDRLAPGKALHGESCGIGTIISMYLHGGDWRGIRTSLKNIGAPTTPAEVGIDDSVAVEALLMAKTIRPERFTIFDMGITRESAENLIQMLYRE from the coding sequence ATGAGCGCAGATGCAATAAAATTACTCAGGCCCAAAGTCTTTGACAAGTCCAAATGGATGCAGCTGCCCCGCGATGTCGTGATCGGGCACGATGTCCTGCCCCAGCTCCCTGCGGTCTGTGAAGACCTCAAACTCGGGTCATCTGCGCTGCTCGTTTCCGGAAAGGGAACCATGAAACTTGCCGGGAACAGCGTGATGTCCATCATGGCAGGATCGTGCAGGGTAACACCGTTCCTTGCTGAAGAGATCAGCGTAACGGTCATCAAGGAGGGAGAAAAGGCTGCAAAAGGCGTGGATTTCCTTATCGGGGTCGGGGGGGGCCGGGTCATCGATACGGCCAAGATCGTCTCCTACAATCTCGATCTCCCGTTCATTTCCGTGCCAACCGCTGCATCCCATGACGGCATAGCTTCTGCCCGGGCATCAGTACCGATGGCGGAGGGGCACTCATCGCTGGAAGCAGAGCCCCCGATTGCGATCGTGGCTGATACCGGCATTATAGCCACCGCCCCCCACCGCCTCCTTGCCGCAGGTTGTGCGGACGTGATCTCCAATTACACGGCAATCCTTGACTGGGAACTTGCTCACCGTGTCAAAGGCGAACCCGTGAGCGAGTACGCAATCGCCTTATCGAAAATGACCGCCGAGATCCTGGTCAAGGACGCCCCCCTGATCAAGCCCCACCAGGAGCAGTCGGCGTGGCTGGTGATAAAAGCCCTTGTATCCAGCGGCGTTGCAATGAGTATCGCCGGCTCGTCCCGGCCGGCAAGCGGCGGGGAGCACAAGTTCTCCCATGCCCTTGATCGCCTCGCCCCGGGCAAGGCACTGCACGGGGAGAGCTGCGGGATCGGAACTATCATCTCCATGTATCTCCACGGGGGAGACTGGCGGGGAATCCGGACCTCGCTCAAGAATATCGGGGCGCCGACTACACCGGCAGAAGTTGGTATCGATGATTCCGTTGCCGTCGAAGCACTCTTAATGGCAAAGACTATCCGTCCGGAGCGCTTCACCATATTTGACATGGGGATAACAAGGGAATCGGCAGAGAATCTCATCCAGATGCTCTACCGGGAGTGA
- a CDS encoding response regulator translates to MTAPPRIFIVEDEAIVASDIKETLLSLGYAVDGTAKTGETAVEKVAEKRPDLVLMDINLAGSMDGIEAADRIHTAHGIPVIFLTAFADKPLLDRAKKAEPYGYIIKPYDERVLQSAIEMAVYKHRMERRLQETEETTRVMVNATQDLLYLVGTEGRFLMANEALAGIVGTTPEELQGTSAYDLVGKNILTPKMACWQLNTRGEKRLVFEEQLNRSWYDVTIYPVYDTNGTAEKYAVSVRNITIRKQSEEQVRNNADYFRAIIEEASEVVVLLNPNGTFSQQSPSFKTALGYLPDQDLKKSFFDYISMSDWQQAKQVFSEVLVHPGMAKPVRLKFEKIDRNICSIRGIMSNLSDNPFVGKIVLNGWVE, encoded by the coding sequence ATGACCGCACCTCCACGGATATTCATTGTCGAAGATGAGGCAATCGTTGCAAGCGACATAAAAGAGACTCTCTTAAGCCTCGGGTACGCGGTGGACGGGACGGCAAAAACCGGCGAAACCGCAGTCGAGAAAGTGGCAGAGAAACGTCCCGATCTCGTGCTCATGGACATAAACCTGGCGGGATCCATGGATGGCATCGAAGCAGCGGACCGTATCCATACAGCGCACGGGATTCCGGTTATCTTCCTGACCGCATTTGCCGACAAGCCGCTTCTCGACCGGGCAAAAAAGGCCGAGCCCTACGGGTACATCATAAAACCCTACGATGAACGGGTACTCCAGTCTGCCATCGAGATGGCAGTCTACAAACACCGGATGGAGCGCCGGCTGCAGGAAACCGAAGAAACCACAAGGGTGATGGTGAACGCAACGCAGGACCTGCTGTATCTCGTAGGGACCGAGGGCAGGTTCCTTATGGCCAATGAAGCTCTTGCCGGGATTGTTGGCACTACGCCGGAAGAACTGCAGGGTACCAGTGCGTACGATCTGGTAGGGAAAAATATCCTCACCCCGAAGATGGCCTGCTGGCAGCTGAATACGAGGGGAGAGAAACGGCTCGTTTTCGAAGAACAGCTGAACAGGAGCTGGTACGATGTGACGATCTACCCGGTCTACGATACGAATGGCACTGCAGAGAAATATGCCGTCAGTGTCCGGAATATCACCATCAGGAAGCAGTCAGAGGAGCAGGTGCGGAATAATGCTGACTATTTCCGTGCCATTATCGAAGAGGCATCGGAAGTAGTAGTCCTGCTCAATCCCAATGGTACATTCTCCCAGCAGAGCCCGTCCTTCAAGACTGCTCTCGGGTACCTGCCGGACCAGGATTTGAAAAAGAGTTTCTTCGATTATATCAGCATGAGTGACTGGCAGCAGGCAAAACAGGTCTTCTCCGAAGTGCTCGTCCATCCCGGGATGGCAAAGCCCGTGCGGCTGAAATTCGAGAAGATTGACCGGAATATCTGTTCCATCCGGGGAATCATGAGTAATTTATCAGATAACCCGTTCGTAGGAAAAATTGTGCTGAACGGCTGGGTCGAATAA
- a CDS encoding type IV pilin: MKDSRSEEAVSAVISIVLIIAVVVILGAVVGTVALGTIGGTQGNAKSVLVTANQGSSGIVFTVQGGMDLRSVTSLDLISGSTITNCTGSAPKVGQGCTVGTDSKGRTVMVAAFTDGSKQVVFDKNWGSVVGSSGVDYATGSITYVSGTTYHLTMIPGPNSGQINTWEAQLKFVGGSSATDSGDSSNLAYDSDISFPSQLTRFTVVLYINDGSTVTLIDQTFT; encoded by the coding sequence ATGAAGGATTCTAGGTCAGAAGAAGCAGTATCGGCAGTCATCAGCATAGTCCTGATTATTGCAGTTGTCGTCATCCTTGGAGCAGTAGTAGGTACGGTTGCTTTGGGCACTATTGGGGGAACTCAGGGGAACGCCAAATCGGTGCTGGTCACCGCAAACCAAGGCAGCTCCGGGATAGTCTTCACGGTCCAGGGAGGAATGGATCTGCGGTCGGTCACCTCGCTTGACCTTATCTCGGGAAGCACGATAACCAACTGCACGGGCAGTGCTCCCAAGGTTGGCCAGGGCTGCACGGTTGGTACTGACAGTAAAGGCCGGACGGTCATGGTTGCCGCGTTTACGGACGGCTCCAAGCAGGTCGTGTTTGACAAGAACTGGGGATCCGTGGTGGGAAGCAGTGGAGTCGATTATGCCACAGGAAGCATAACCTATGTAAGTGGTACTACCTACCATCTTACCATGATACCAGGGCCCAATTCTGGCCAAATTAATACTTGGGAGGCTCAACTAAAATTCGTGGGTGGTTCATCAGCCACGGATAGTGGAGATTCGTCAAATCTTGCTTATGATAGTGACATATCGTTCCCTTCGCAATTAACCCGTTTCACCGTTGTGTTATACATCAATGACGGGTCGACGGTAACGCTCATCGACCAGACCTTCACCTGA
- the proS gene encoding proline--tRNA ligase: MDDDAGTLPQKQDFSAWFNDLLWRAEIMDVRYPVKGLYVWYPYGFAIRKFVYNRLRDLLDRDHQETLFPLLIPEQEFMKEAEHIKGFEDEVYWVTHGGTTPLDVKLALRPTSETAIYPMYALWLRSHADLPMKYYQIVNTFRYETKQTRPLIRLREITSFMESHTVHATWDEAEAQVEYEIALTREFYDGFCIPITISKRPDWDKFPGADYTIAVDAIMPNGKTLQIGTVHHLGTHFSKTFSITYEDKDGVQQLANQTCYGISERCIAALISLHGDDKGLILPPAAAPVQAVIVPITIGKRHEDVLAAAQKLEADLKAAGFRVKMDTRDMRPGAKYYWWELRGVPLRLELGPRDLDAGKVMAVKRTGEKTSLDLPTITEGVTRVLGEITEAIRAKAEEHTKSHLVSVDSMPALDAALNEGKVAVVHWCKERSCGDAIEEKTNASILGTDVRSQYVPTTEGTCIVCGKPGKATLVGRTY; this comes from the coding sequence ATGGATGATGACGCGGGCACCCTGCCCCAGAAACAGGACTTTTCTGCATGGTTTAATGATCTCCTCTGGCGGGCCGAGATTATGGATGTCCGCTACCCGGTCAAGGGTCTCTATGTATGGTACCCTTACGGGTTCGCGATCCGGAAATTCGTGTACAACCGGCTCCGCGATCTCCTCGACCGTGACCACCAGGAGACTCTCTTCCCGCTCCTCATCCCCGAACAGGAGTTCATGAAGGAGGCCGAGCACATCAAGGGATTCGAGGACGAGGTTTACTGGGTCACTCATGGCGGCACGACCCCCCTTGACGTCAAACTTGCCCTCCGGCCCACGAGCGAGACCGCTATCTACCCGATGTATGCGCTCTGGCTCCGCTCCCATGCCGATCTGCCGATGAAGTACTACCAGATCGTCAACACGTTCCGGTACGAGACAAAGCAGACCCGCCCGCTCATCCGCCTCCGGGAGATCACCTCGTTCATGGAATCCCACACGGTCCACGCTACCTGGGATGAGGCCGAAGCGCAGGTGGAATACGAGATCGCACTCACCCGCGAGTTCTATGACGGCTTTTGCATCCCGATCACCATCTCGAAGCGGCCGGACTGGGACAAGTTCCCCGGTGCGGATTATACGATTGCCGTGGACGCGATCATGCCCAATGGCAAGACCCTCCAGATCGGCACGGTCCACCACCTCGGTACCCACTTCTCGAAGACATTCTCCATCACCTACGAGGACAAGGACGGGGTCCAGCAGCTCGCCAACCAGACCTGCTACGGCATCTCGGAGCGGTGCATCGCGGCCCTTATCAGCCTGCATGGCGATGACAAGGGACTCATTCTTCCTCCAGCGGCAGCCCCCGTGCAGGCAGTCATTGTCCCGATCACGATCGGGAAGCGACACGAGGATGTGCTTGCAGCTGCACAGAAACTGGAAGCGGATCTCAAAGCTGCAGGATTCCGGGTGAAGATGGATACCCGCGACATGCGCCCCGGTGCGAAGTATTACTGGTGGGAACTCCGCGGCGTCCCGCTCCGGCTCGAACTGGGCCCGAGAGATCTCGATGCCGGGAAGGTCATGGCGGTCAAACGGACCGGCGAGAAGACTTCGCTTGACCTCCCGACCATCACCGAAGGGGTTACCCGTGTTCTTGGCGAGATTACCGAAGCAATTCGTGCGAAGGCCGAGGAACACACAAAGTCCCATCTCGTCAGCGTGGATTCCATGCCAGCCCTTGATGCAGCCCTCAACGAGGGAAAAGTTGCGGTGGTCCACTGGTGCAAGGAACGCAGCTGCGGGGATGCCATCGAGGAGAAGACAAATGCTAGTATCCTGGGGACAGATGTCCGTTCCCAGTATGTTCCGACAACCGAAGGGACGTGCATCGTCTGCGGAAAACCCGGCAAGGCAACACTCGTGGGCAGGACGTACTAA